TCCAGCTTCCATAAGAGACTCAATAGATACTTCTTCCGTCAAACGCCCAGCATCAACATACTCTTGTAATGTATCAAGGTTTACACCTGCATACTCTTTTCTGTTGATATTTGTAAATCCAAATTTAGGAACACGACGTTGAAGTGGCATTTGCCCTCCTTCAAAACCAATTTTCTTACTGTATCCTGAACGAGACTTCTGTCCTTTGTGTCCACGACCAGCCGTACCACCTTGACCAGTTGCCTGACCACGACCTTTACGACTATCGTTTTTCTTAACAGCTCCTTTTGCAGGCCTTAAGTTATTTAACTCCATCTGTTATTTATATTAAGCTTCCTCTACAGAAACTAAGTGACTAACTTTACTTACCATACCAAGGATGTTAGGTGTATTATCATGCACCTTTACCTGGCCTATTTTTCTTAACCCAAGAGATTCTAAAATTCTCTTTTGGTTCTGAGTGCGGTTTATTGCACTCTTAACCTTTGTTACTTTGATTTTTGCCATTGTCCTTGATTTATCCTTTAAACACTTTATCTAGTGTGATACCACGTTGCTTTGCAACTGTCTCAGCACTTCTTAACTTAAGTAAAGCATCAAAAGTTGCCTTAACTACGTTATGTGGATTTGAAGATCCTTGATTCTTTGATAATACATCATGTATCCCAACTGATTCAAGTACTGCACGTATTGCACCACCCGCGATAACTCCAGTACCCGCTGCTGCAGGTAATAAAAGTACACGAGCTCCTCCAAATTTACCTTTCTGTTCGTGAGGGATAGTTGCTTTATTTAATGGAATACGAACTAAGTTTTTCTTAGCATCTTCCATAGCCTTTGCAATTGCAGAAGCTACTTCTTTAGACTTTCCTAAACCGTGACCTACTACTCCATTCTCATCACCTACTACAACAATAGCAGAAAATCCAAAAGCTCTACCTCCTTTAGTTACCTTAGTAACACGCTGTACACCAACTAAACGATCTTTAAGATCTAACCCAGATGGTTTTACTAACTCTACGTTTTTATAATCTTGATACATACTTCTTAGAATTTAAGACCGCCTTCTCTTGCGCCCTCTGCTAGTTGTTTAATTCTTCCGTGATATAAGTAACCACCTCTGTCAAATACTACAGCCTCTACTCCAGATTTTGTAGCTTTTTCAGCGATTGCCTTACCTACAAGCTTTGCAGTTTCAGTCTTACTTGATTTTGCAGCTGCGATATCTTTATCACGTGACGATGCTGCCATAATAGTTTTCCCCGTAAGGTCATCTACTAACTGAGCATAAATCTCTTTATTACTTCTAAATACACAGAGTCTTGGTCTCTCCGCAGATCCAGAAATAGTCTTACGAATTCTAAGATGAATTCTATTTCTTTTTTCACTTTTTGATAATGCCATTTCTCTATGTATTATGCAGATTTACCTGCTTTTCTTCTAATTATCTCTCCTACAAACTTGATACCTTTACCTTTATAAGGCTCTGGTCTACGGAAACCGCGTATTTTTGCAGCTACTTGTCCTACAAGTTGTTTATCATGTGAAGTAAGTTTAATAATAGGATTTTTTCCTTTATCAGAAACTGTTTCTACTTTCACTTCTGGAGCTATATCCAAAACTATATTGTGAGAAAATCCTACAGCAAGATCAAGTTTATTACCTTGGTTACTCGCTCTATAACCTACACCTACAAGTTCTAATTTCTTTTCAAAACCGTTAGATACACCTTCAATCATGTTTGCAATCAAAGACCTGTATAGTCCGTGCTTTGCACGAACATCCTTCTTATCTGAGTCACGCTCAAGAGTAATAGTTCCGTCTTCGATTTTAATATCTATACCAGAGTACTCTTGCGTAAGCTCGCCTAATTTTCCTTTTACCGTTACAATACCATCTGCTACGTTTACCGTAACACCATCTGGAACTGTAATTGGGCTTCTACCTATTCTTGACATCTTGTTGTCTTTTTATCTGATTAGTAAACGTAACAAAGTACCTCTCCTCCAACATTGTGTTGAGCCGCTTGCTTACCTGTCATAACTCCTTTAGAAGTTGAAACAATAGCAATTCCCAGTCCATTCAATATACGAGGTATCTCTGTTGATGAAGAATATTTACGTAAACCAGGCTTACTTATTCTTTGTATATCCTTAATAACAGCTTCTTTAGTAATGCGATCATACTTCAAGGCAATCTTGATAGTATCCTGCGCTTTACCTTCTTCAAACTTGTAGCTAAGAATGTACCCTTGGTCAAATAAGATTTTAGTCATCGCCTTCTTAAGGTTTGATGCTGGAATCTCGACCACTCTGTGATTTGCTGCCGATGCGTTACGCACACGTGTCAGGAAATCTGCAATAGTATCTGTATTCATTTAATTATAGTTACGGTAGTGGTTTTCTCTAGTCCCGCTTTCGCGAAAGCATAAAAAGAACCTTCTACCAATTTATACTCTTTGTATTACCAGCTCGCTTTCTTAACTCCTGGTATTAATCCTTGGTTTGCCATCTGACGGAACATCACACGTGATAATCCGAACTGACGCATATAACCCTTAGGACGACCTGTAAGTTTGCAACGATTGTGCTGACGTATAGGTGAAGCGTTCTTAGGTAACTTTTGCAATCCTTCGTAATCTCCAGCTTCTTTTAAAGCCTTACGTTTCTCAGCATATTTTGCAACTGTTTTAGCACGCTTTACCTCACGGGCTTTCATTGATTCTTTAGCCATATCTTAATTCTTTTTAAAAGGTAAACCTAGTTCTGCAAGTAATGATTTTGCTTCCTTATCAGTTTGAGCAGAAGTTTGAAAAGTGATGTTCATACCATCTATTTTCTTGATTCTATCAATATTGATTTCAGGAAAGATAATCTGCTCTGTAACTCCCATACTGTAGTTACCACGACCATCAAAACCTGTAGCATTGATTCCGTTAAAGTCACGTACTCGTGGAAGTGCAGATGTAACAAGTCTATCTAAAAACTCATACATGCGCTCTCCACGTAAAGTAACTTTGGCACCAATAGGCATTCCTTTACGTAATTTAAATGTCGCAACATCCTTCTTAGACATTGTCGAGATAGCTCTCTGTCCTGTGATAAGCGTAAGCTCCTCAACAGCATTTTCTACAAGCTTCTTATCTGCAACCGCAGCTCCAACACCACGAGATACTACAATCTTATTAAGACGAGGTACCTGCATAATATTTTTGTAACCAAACTCTTCTTGAAGGGCTGGCGTTACGCGGTCTTTAAACTCTTGTTTTAGTCTTGGTACGTATCCCATCACTATAATATTTCGTTGTTAGACTTTGCAAAGCGTACCTTCTTATCTCCTTCCATACGGTAACCTACTCTCGTAGTCTTACCATCCTTATCCATCAAAGATAAGTTAGAAATTTGAAGTGGCGCTTCTTTTTCTTTAATTCCACCTTGAGGATTTGCGGCGCTTGGCTTTTCGTGCTTCTTCACCATGTTAACACCCTCAACGATTGCTTTGTTCTTCTCGATAAATACTTTTACGACTTTACCTTCAGACCCTTTGTGATCTCCAGCAATAACCTTAACTGTATCTCCCGTTTTTATTTTAAGCTTTGTCATCTTATTGTCTGTATTAAAGCACCTCTGGTGCTAATGATACAATCTTCATAAACTGTTTGTCACGAAGCTCTCTTGCTACTGGTCCAAATACACGAGTACCGCGCATCTCACCTTGAGCATTTAAAAGAACACAAGCGTTATCATCAAAACGGATATATGATCCATCTGGACGACGTACTTCCTTCTTAGTACGTACAACTACTGCTGTAGATACGGCTCCTTTTTTAATTTGACCGTTAGGTGTAGCATCTTTTACAGATACTACAATCTTATCCCCTACAGAAGCATATCTTCTCTTAGTACCTCCTAATACACGGATAGTCAAAACTTCTTTTGCTCCGGTATTATCTGCTACTTTTAATCTTGATTCTTGCTGTAACATTACTTCGCTCTTTCAATGATTTCTACTAGTCTCCAAGTCTTTGATTTACTCATAGGACGTGTTTCCATGATCCTAACTGTATCTCCTTCGTTGCAGTCGTTTGTTTCGTCGTGTGCTACATACTTCTTCGTCTTTAAAACGAATTTACCATACATAGGGTGCTTTACTTTTTTAACTTCGGCAACAACGATAGACTTTTGCATCTTGTTACTAGTTACTACACCGACACGCTCTTTTCTTAAATTTCTTTTTTCCATCTTAAGCAGCGTTATTGTTCTCTTTTAGTTAATTCAGTTGCAATTCTAGCGACTGTACGTCTCATAGAACGCAGTTGAATAGGATTGTCAAGTGGAGAGATAGCGTGCGCCATCTTAAGATCCATGTAAGATCTTTTTGCTTTTCCAAGCTCTTCTTGCAATTCTGCTACAGATAATCCTTTTACCTCTGATTGTTTCATAGTACTATAATTTATTCAGCTGAAAAATCTCTAGCTACGACATACTTAGTTCTTACTGGAAGTTTTTGAGCCGCAAGACGTAATGCCTCTTTTGCCACTGGTTCTGGAACCCCTCCTAATTCGAACATAATGCGTCCTGGTTTTACAACTGCTGCCCAATATTCTACAGCACCTTTACCTTTACCCATACGTACCTCTAAAGGCTTCTTAGTGATAGGCTTATCTGGGAAAATCTTAATCCAAAGAGTTCCCTCTCTTTTCATGTAACGTGTTGCTGCTATACGAGCTGCTTCTATTTGTCTCGCAGTTACAAAAGATGAATCGAGTGATTTTATACCGAACTGACCGTTAGAAAGCAAATGCCCTCTATTAGCTAGTCCTTTCATACGACCCTTCTGCTGCTTGCGGAATTTTGTTTTTCTAGGCTGTAACATTTTTTACTGTCTTTTTAAAAATTACTTTCTACGACGTGGTCCACGGTTGTCCTTACGACCTCCACCACCTTTTCCAGACTTGCTATTTTGCAGTCCTACTAAAGGAGAAAGCTCTCTCTTGCCATATACTTCACCTTTCATAACCCATACTTTGATACCCAATCTACCATATGTAGTGTGAGCTTCAACCAAAGCATAATCTATGTCGGCTCTAAAAGTAGATAAAGGAATACGCCCATCTTTATAAGATTCTGAACGCGCCATTTCAGCTCCATTCAATCTCCCAGAAATCTGGATTTTAATACCCTCAGCATTCATACGCATCGCTGCTGCGATAGCCATCTTAATTGCACGACGGAAAGAAATTCTTCCTTCTATCTGGCGAGCAACACTTTGACCTACCAGAAATGCATCAAGCTCTGGACGTTTAATCTCGTGGATATTAATTTGTACTTCTTTACCTGTGAGTTTCTTAAGCTCTTCTTTCAACTTGTCTACTTCCTGACCACCTTTCCCAATAATAATACCAGGTCTTGCAGTAGTAATAGTAACGGTTACAAGTTTAAGCGTACGCTCAATTATAACTCTAGACACACTAGCTTTGCTTAAACGAGCGTGAATATAACGTCTAATCTTATCGTCTTCGGCAAGTTTATCACCGTAGTCATTACCTCCGTACCAGTTAGATTCCCATCCTCTGATTATTCCAAGGCGATTTCCGATTGGATTTGTCTTCTGTCCCATCTAATTAATTGCTTTGTGTGTTATCTTTTGCTCCAAGAATCACTGTTACGTGATTAGAACGTTTTCTAATTCTGTGCGCGCGACCTTGTGGTGCTGGACGTAGTCTTTTCAACATTGTTCCAGAATCCACTTTGATCTCTTTAATAAAAAGATTAGCATCTTCGATACTAGCATCCTCATTCTTAGCTTCCCAGTTTGCAACTGCAGAAAGAACAAGTTTCTCAACTTTACGTGACGCCTCTTTATTACTAAATTTCAACAACTGAAGTGCTCTCTCCACCTGCGTACCTCGTACCATATCTGCTACAAGACGCATTTTACGTGGAGAGGTAGGGCAGTTATTCAATTTCGCGAAAGCGATAGACTTATTAGCCTCTTTGCGACGATTAGCCGCTTCTTTTTTACGAACTCCCATCTCCTGTTATCTTTTACCTTTATTTTTCTTATCAGCTCCGTGCC
The genomic region above belongs to Dokdonia sp. Dokd-P16 and contains:
- the rpsC gene encoding 30S ribosomal protein S3, translating into MGQKTNPIGNRLGIIRGWESNWYGGNDYGDKLAEDDKIRRYIHARLSKASVSRVIIERTLKLVTVTITTARPGIIIGKGGQEVDKLKEELKKLTGKEVQINIHEIKRPELDAFLVGQSVARQIEGRISFRRAIKMAIAAAMRMNAEGIKIQISGRLNGAEMARSESYKDGRIPLSTFRADIDYALVEAHTTYGRLGIKVWVMKGEVYGKRELSPLVGLQNSKSGKGGGGRKDNRGPRRRK
- the rplP gene encoding 50S ribosomal protein L16; protein product: MLQPRKTKFRKQQKGRMKGLANRGHLLSNGQFGIKSLDSSFVTARQIEAARIAATRYMKREGTLWIKIFPDKPITKKPLEVRMGKGKGAVEYWAAVVKPGRIMFELGGVPEPVAKEALRLAAQKLPVRTKYVVARDFSAE
- the rpsH gene encoding 30S ribosomal protein S8, which produces MNTDTIADFLTRVRNASAANHRVVEIPASNLKKAMTKILFDQGYILSYKFEEGKAQDTIKIALKYDRITKEAVIKDIQRISKPGLRKYSSSTEIPRILNGLGIAIVSTSKGVMTGKQAAQHNVGGEVLCYVY
- the rpsE gene encoding 30S ribosomal protein S5, translating into MYQDYKNVELVKPSGLDLKDRLVGVQRVTKVTKGGRAFGFSAIVVVGDENGVVGHGLGKSKEVASAIAKAMEDAKKNLVRIPLNKATIPHEQKGKFGGARVLLLPAAAGTGVIAGGAIRAVLESVGIHDVLSKNQGSSNPHNVVKATFDALLKLRSAETVAKQRGITLDKVFKG
- the rplO gene encoding 50S ribosomal protein L15, which produces MELNNLRPAKGAVKKNDSRKGRGQATGQGGTAGRGHKGQKSRSGYSKKIGFEGGQMPLQRRVPKFGFTNINRKEYAGVNLDTLQEYVDAGRLTEEVSIESLMEAGLVGKNDLVKILGRGELKAKIKVSAHKFTATAKAAVEAAGGEAVTL
- the rpmC gene encoding 50S ribosomal protein L29; translated protein: MKQSEVKGLSVAELQEELGKAKRSYMDLKMAHAISPLDNPIQLRSMRRTVARIATELTKREQ
- the rplE gene encoding 50S ribosomal protein L5, which encodes MGYVPRLKQEFKDRVTPALQEEFGYKNIMQVPRLNKIVVSRGVGAAVADKKLVENAVEELTLITGQRAISTMSKKDVATFKLRKGMPIGAKVTLRGERMYEFLDRLVTSALPRVRDFNGINATGFDGRGNYSMGVTEQIIFPEINIDRIKKIDGMNITFQTSAQTDKEAKSLLAELGLPFKKN
- the rplN gene encoding 50S ribosomal protein L14, whose amino-acid sequence is MLQQESRLKVADNTGAKEVLTIRVLGGTKRRYASVGDKIVVSVKDATPNGQIKKGAVSTAVVVRTKKEVRRPDGSYIRFDDNACVLLNAQGEMRGTRVFGPVARELRDKQFMKIVSLAPEVL
- the rplF gene encoding 50S ribosomal protein L6, which translates into the protein MSRIGRSPITVPDGVTVNVADGIVTVKGKLGELTQEYSGIDIKIEDGTITLERDSDKKDVRAKHGLYRSLIANMIEGVSNGFEKKLELVGVGYRASNQGNKLDLAVGFSHNIVLDIAPEVKVETVSDKGKNPIIKLTSHDKQLVGQVAAKIRGFRRPEPYKGKGIKFVGEIIRRKAGKSA
- the rplX gene encoding 50S ribosomal protein L24; this encodes MTKLKIKTGDTVKVIAGDHKGSEGKVVKVFIEKNKAIVEGVNMVKKHEKPSAANPQGGIKEKEAPLQISNLSLMDKDGKTTRVGYRMEGDKKVRFAKSNNEIL
- the rplV gene encoding 50S ribosomal protein L22; its protein translation is MGVRKKEAANRRKEANKSIAFAKLNNCPTSPRKMRLVADMVRGTQVERALQLLKFSNKEASRKVEKLVLSAVANWEAKNEDASIEDANLFIKEIKVDSGTMLKRLRPAPQGRAHRIRKRSNHVTVILGAKDNTQSN
- the rpsQ gene encoding 30S ribosomal protein S17 codes for the protein MEKRNLRKERVGVVTSNKMQKSIVVAEVKKVKHPMYGKFVLKTKKYVAHDETNDCNEGDTVRIMETRPMSKSKTWRLVEIIERAK
- the rpmD gene encoding 50S ribosomal protein L30: MAKIKVTKVKSAINRTQNQKRILESLGLRKIGQVKVHDNTPNILGMVSKVSHLVSVEEA
- the rplR gene encoding 50S ribosomal protein L18, whose protein sequence is MALSKSEKRNRIHLRIRKTISGSAERPRLCVFRSNKEIYAQLVDDLTGKTIMAASSRDKDIAAAKSSKTETAKLVGKAIAEKATKSGVEAVVFDRGGYLYHGRIKQLAEGAREGGLKF
- the rpsN gene encoding 30S ribosomal protein S14, whose protein sequence is MAKESMKAREVKRAKTVAKYAEKRKALKEAGDYEGLQKLPKNASPIRQHNRCKLTGRPKGYMRQFGLSRVMFRQMANQGLIPGVKKASW